The window GTTCCGAGATAACCGGCGGCCACGGCCTGCCGGGCGTCTTGCGGAGAGGCTCCCAGTGTCGTGCCGTTTGTCAAAAAAGAGAGGAAGTCCTCGATCATGAGGCGATCCGCACCGCCGTGGTGGCCCTCGAGCTGCGGCACTGTGCGGACTTCGTGTCCGGCAGCTTGATGGGAAACCCGCTGGTTCCAAAGATGGACCGTGGCGGGTTGTCCTGGGCGGGAGATGTCTCCGTAGTTCTCGATGCGGCCCTCGGTACCGATGATCGTGTAGTTGCGGTGGGCATCGGGGCTGTAGTGGCACTGCATGTAGGAGGCCTGCACGCCATTGGCGAGTTGCAGGAGGAGCATGCTGTGGTCCTCAATGTCGACGATGGGGCTTAATCCGACATGGGAGAGTGGCGGCCAGGTGGGAGGTTCGGAGTGCGTACGTCCCGGCTCGTCAGCTTGGCGGCGATCACTGATCTTGTCGTAGACGCTGAGCTTTCCCATGCCGACCACTCGCCGGGTGTACGCTCCGCCCAGGTGATGGATGATGTCGATATCGTGCGCTCCTTTTTGGAGCAACAGACCGTGGGAGTAGGCGCGTTCGGAATGCCAGTCCTTGAAATAAGCATCACCGCCATAACTCACGAAATGCCTGCACCAGATGGCCTCCACCCGGCCGATGCGGCCTTCCGTGATGAGCTGGTGCATGATCTGCACGGAGGGAAAAAACCGCATGTTATGCCCGACATAGAGGCGGGCGGAGGATTCGGCATGCACCTTCAGGATGCGATCGCAATCGGCGATGGAAACTGCCATGGGCTTCTCCAGGAAGACGTGCTTGCCTGCTCGCAGTGCGGCGCAGGCGTGCTCCGCGTGCAGGTGATCTGGCGAGCACACAAAGACAGCATCGATCGACGGATTACCCACGATGTCGCGATAATCCGCAGTGAACGGCACGGGAGCTCCAATCGTTTCGCGATAGACCTCCAGGCCGTCGGGCGATGATCCGCAGACGGCGACGACGGAGAAACCTCGTTCCGGATGATGGGCGAGCAGCGAGATGCGGCCGCGGTTGTGCGCTCCGATGACGGCGAGTTTCATGAGTCTGACAGGGCGAAGGATACACCTGCCAGCGGGATAACCCATCAAATTTCCGGCGGATGGGCTCTCGCCCCATTCTCCGGCTATTCTGTCACGACCTCAATCCGCTGATCGATGACCTTGCCGGTGAAGCGGTCGATGGCGACATGCAGCCAGTAGCGGCGCTCGCTCTCCACGGTGAACTGCGCGAGGGCGCTCGCGCTCGGGGAGTAACGGCCCGACTGGGCGATGAGGTCAATCATGAGATTCCAGGTGCGCGTCTGGGTGACGTCGCCCAGCGCTCGCACAAAGGCTTCGCGGCGCAGCTTGATGTTCTGAGCGTCATTGTTGGGAAAGTTTCCGCTCGTCGTGCTGCCGGTGGTGGGGCTGAGAAAGGGACTGACCAGGGTGGCCAGTTCGCTCTTGTTGACGATTTTGTTGGTCGCGGTGAATCCGCTGATCGATGCGGCGAGCGTTGTCGCAGTCGTAGAGGTCATTGAAATGCTGGCCACCGGATCGATGACAGTACCAGCGAGCAATGACTTGAGAACATCCTGGTTGCGGGTGTTCAGGTTGACCTTGCCGGTGACGAAGGGCTGGGTCGAATCCTGCACGCTGAAAATATCGAGCAGGGCAGAATCCGCACTTTTCGAGGAAAACAGGTCGAGGGTTTTCCATGGGCCATCCCGGAAAACAAAGCCGAGTTCACCCACGGTGCGAAACGGACGGTTCAGCACCACCGGCTTGTCGATGCTGCGCTCAAAGGGGTTGCCAGAGATGCCGGTGGCATCCACGAACAGGCCGGAATCCGAGATGCGGCGCAGGCCGTCATTGTCGACATAGCTGGTCTCCGAACTTGATCCGGACGCCGTGACAGTGTTGTTGCTGCTGTCAGCGATGGCCGTGTTGCGGCCGTAGTTATTACGGGCAAGCTGCGCGGGGAAGTAATTGTCTCCGAAGATGGTCGGTTTGCGCTCCACCATGGTGCTTCCGCCGCCGAATCCTTTTTCGAAGGGGGCGGCGTTATTGGTTGATGACCAGAGGATCGTATGCTCGGCCAGCAAGGCTGCGGCCAGCCCGCTGCGAATGAAAACCCAGGCGTTAAAGCGCGTGGAGCGCGGATCGTTCGAGGCAAAGATCGGAGAGCGATCCCAGGAGTTGTCGTGTGTGATACGAACTTTGCCTCCGCTGCCTGGAGTGCTCCAGGGATCGCCAGTCTCCGAATTCTGCACGGCGCCCGTCGCCGAATCCACCGTCCAGCCAGACGGGTACGGGCCGCTCAGGTAGGAGATGAAGTTTGCGTAATATTGACTATCGCTCGCGCGCTGGACTGATGAGACGATGGGCAGGCTGGCCAACACGTCGCGGAACCATGTCGTATTATCGTTGATGCCGGTGGCGTATTGATAGGGAATCCACTCGCCGGAGGAGCCGTTGGGCCGGAGATACTCCATCACCACGTTGAATGACTTGCTGATGGTGGCGGTGGCGTCGTAACCGAGGCTGACCTTTACCGAGTTGAACTGGCTCGAGGTAAGGGTGCTGGTCGTGCCGAGCTTGAAGGGGAAGTCCCTCAGGCGTAGCGCCGCGACATCGGAGACTGGATTGACGACGCCGAGAGTGTACGCTTTTACCCAGGCGCCTGCGGTGGCTGGAGAGGGCATCGTCGTAGTGGAGCCAAGGTTTGTCGAGGGGTCGTAAATATCCGCCTCGCGTAATGTGGCCGGAGCGCCGAAGCCTCCCACCGCAGTGCTCGAAAGTTCGATCGACTGATCGAGGGTCGAGACAAATCCGGGCTCGTTGCCTGAGCCGAGGGTTTCGGGCAGGGAGCCGTTGTCACCGTATTTGTTATAAACGGCAACCGACCCCTTAACCCGGATTCGCACTCGGGGCAGGCTGGATGAGACGGTCTGGTGGGGGTTCCAGAGATTGAAGGTCAGGTAGACCGCTGCATTGGCCGAGGTTTGGGTAGGGGTTTGCGAGTTGGCCTGTGCGCCGATGACGGGAGTGATGGAGGCGATGCCCGGCAGACTTTCCACTCCGCAGGCCAGCCATGAGGTACCGCCCTGGGAATACTCAATCGCGGTCGGAAATGAATCGGTATCCGCCTGGTCGATGGCGGCAGCTCCCATCCGCAGGATTTGAAACATTGGATAGGTTTGCTGGATGCTCGCATTGTATGCGGATGACCCGCCGGACGCTCCGGCGTTGCCATTGAGTCCGAGCGAACCCTGGAGAATTGCGGCCTGGAGGAGTTCAAAGAAATCCGGGGCGCGACCCTCTGTGGCGACTTCGCTCAAGGTCTTGATGCGCTGTTGCTCTGTGGAACCCGACACGCCGACATATTTCCAGACGGAGGCACCGCCGAGCGCGGGGTCGAGGGATGGTCCCCAGACGAGTCCAAAGCAGGCCTGGACAGCTGCTGCCGACACCCCATTGGGTCCTCCCGAGCCGACCCAGGCAAGGCGGGACAAAGGAAAGCGCCTCTGGATCACCTCGTCGCCTGGTTCGACAGTGTAGGTATAGGCTGTTCCAGAGGAGTTGTAGTTCGTGATGGTGTTGGTCGAGGTGAACCGGACGCCGGGGAGGAAGCGATTCGGGTTGGGGCTTGCGCCGGAGAAGGGGGAGGAGGTTGAGACGCCTGCGTTATTCTTATAGGCATAGGCTGGCGTGCTGACACCGCCCAGCGAAGAGGCGTTGTAGGTCGGTCCCCAGGCCGGGGAGTTGCGGTCACGGGAGAAGGTGGTCAGGTTCGGCAGGGCATTCGTTGATAGTCCAGCGATCCCTCCCTGCGCGGCCTTGATGAGATCCTGTCGGCTCAGGAACGTATTATCACCCGGATACACGGTTCCCGCAGCGTTGGTCGTCAGGAAATTTGTCACGTAGTTGACATACGACGATTTACTGGCGGCATTGCGCCACTGCACGAGATCATCCTGATTGATCGAGGAGCTGGCATTCGCTGGCGATACCCCGGCGAGTAGTCCCTTGATCTGCTCGATTTGCGTGGCGGTGAGCGCGGCTGGATAACCCGCAAGAGTGATATCGAGCAACCCGCCGACATCATAAATGGCGTAGGCAAAGCGCCCGATGGCAAAGTTGGTGTTGCCCGGGGCCGGATTATTCGCCGTGTTGCCCGTCGCACCAAAGGAAAGTCCGCTTCCATTGGTGGCGCCTGCGCGCGTCATGATGATCCAGTTGGGCGTGCTGGCGGTGGTGGGGAAGTTTCCCAACTGGGGAAGGTTCCACCGGTTGGTGTCGATGTATCGCCCGTTCTGGGAAGAGGTGAAGGTATTGACTGAGGAAGCAATGAGCTTCCCAGAGGCTTGCGACCCGGTGTATGGCGCGGTGGTCGAGCTGATCTTGAGCAGATTGGTCATGGCGGAGTTCGTACCCACGGGCTGCGGCATGACGTTGGTCGAGGAGACGTTGGTATAGAGCGGCTTCTGCGGGTATGTCAGATCGGCGGCCGCATCCTTGCCCATTTCATTCTGGAGCTCGGCCACGATGAGACGGAGACCGCCCTGGGCGACCTGCTCGGCGGAGAGAGCCTGGCTGTAGCTGAATGATGCGGTGCGCTCCACGCGCATGGCAGCGACGAAAGCAACCAGGATGAGGCTGACAACGACAACGAGCGAAAGAACCGTGATGAGCGCGACGCCACGTGTACGCCGGGACGGATTGCTCCGGGGAAAGGAATCAGGGGAGGGAGACATAGCGTTCGAAAATCTTCAATCCGCTTGTGAGGGTTTTCGGGTAGGCATCCCAGTTGAGGTCATTTTTGAGATATTTCTCCCAGTCGGCCTTGATGCTGTTGGTGCCGGTGGCATTGGTGTTGAAGCCATTGCGCAACGCTGAGATTTTGGCCGGATTGGCGCTCAGGAGTTCCAGTGTCTTGTCATCGACCACGGCGAGGCCCACTGCGGCGACCCTCGGGCGGTTGGTCGCGACGTAATTGGTCGAGATCGAGCCATCAGGATAGATAAACTGCACCTTGAAGCCGACAATGCCGGGGGCGGTATCACGAGGTGTCGCCCCCGCCGGAGCGACGGTATCACCGAACGCGGGAGGCGCGGAGGAACTCCAGGACGCGGCGAGATCAGCGCGCTGGAGCACGGTATTCGTCGATGCTCCCAAGTCATATTGAACCCACGAGAGGTTGCGGGTGGTGGCATTGCTGGAGAAACCGGGGCGTTCTGTGTAGAAGCCCACGGTTCCCGCGGGGAAGGCTGGGAGGTCGGTGCGATAGAGACCTCCCTGAAGGTCGCGGGTCAGGAGATCCATCATGGCGCGGCCCTTGGTGAAGTTATTTACCCGGGCCTGTCCGGTGATCCATGTCTGGCTGGTCGCCGAGAGCATCTGGGCCAGCACGACCGAGATCAAGGCCAGCACAGTGATGGCGACGAGCAACTCAACCAGCGTGAAGGCGTGGCGGGCGCTTTTTCGCCGGCAGGGCAGTCCGGGAATGTCAATACAACGGGACATAGGTGAGGGCCTCGTAACGTCCTGCCGCGTTGCTGATCGAGGCCTGGTACGGCCAACTGAGCATGACATAGACCTGGGCGAGCCGCGGTCCGGTCTGGGCATTTGTGCCGGCACGGCAGACGATGCGATAGGCTGGTGTGCTGTTCGTGCGTCCGTCGAGCCCGACCAGGCCTCCCGAGGAGGCATAGACATCGCCATAGGAGTTGGTGAGAGCGGTAAGGGGGATTGCAAAGTTGTTGAGATTGGAACTCGTGGTCGGCGCAGCCAGGCGGGTTGCGAGGATCTGGGAGGCGAGATTGGCCGCCTGGACCTGTTCCTCGGATTCGCGACCGGTGCGGAGGCCGGTGCTGAACAGGCCGATAAGCGCAACGAGGACAAACGCGCAAATACCGAGGGCGAGGACGACCTCAACCAGGGAGAAAGCTCGCGTGGGGTGTTTCATGGTGGGTCAGGGGCGGAAGACGGCGGTCTGACCGGTGAGTCCATTGACTCTCAGGACAGCGACGTTGTTCTGGTCTCCGGACTTGCCCCGGGTGGGGCGCAGACCGAACTCGATCACATCGATGACGTTGGATGAAACTCTCGCCTCGCCGTTGGGGGTAAACTGAATGACGCGGGTGAAATCGGTCGTACCCGACGCTCCAGGCAGCTTGATCCTGAAAGATGCGGTGTTGTCCGCAGGGGAGTTTTTCGAGGCGGAGGTGGTGGTTTTTCCTGAGAGGCTGGGAATATCGCTCGAGGTGAAGGTCCCTGCCTCTTCCAACCGGATCTGGTCAAACGTACGGACTCGGGTGGCGAGATCGATCTGGTCGTTGGGTACGCTGCCGTAGCTCGACCACGGAGACGGGTCCGTACCGGTCTTGGAGGCGAGCACTGCCACACTGAGTT of the Terrimicrobium sacchariphilum genome contains:
- a CDS encoding Gfo/Idh/MocA family protein yields the protein MKLAVIGAHNRGRISLLAHHPERGFSVVAVCGSSPDGLEVYRETIGAPVPFTADYRDIVGNPSIDAVFVCSPDHLHAEHACAALRAGKHVFLEKPMAVSIADCDRILKVHAESSARLYVGHNMRFFPSVQIMHQLITEGRIGRVEAIWCRHFVSYGGDAYFKDWHSERAYSHGLLLQKGAHDIDIIHHLGGAYTRRVVGMGKLSVYDKISDRRQADEPGRTHSEPPTWPPLSHVGLSPIVDIEDHSMLLLQLANGVQASYMQCHYSPDAHRNYTIIGTEGRIENYGDISRPGQPATVHLWNQRVSHQAAGHEVRTVPQLEGHHGGADRLMIEDFLSFLTNGTTLGASPQDARQAVAAGYLGTNSLREGSVPYDVP
- a CDS encoding type IV pilus modification PilV family protein; translated protein: MKHPTRAFSLVEVVLALGICAFVLVALIGLFSTGLRTGRESEEQVQAANLASQILATRLAAPTTSSNLNNFAIPLTALTNSYGDVYASSGGLVGLDGRTNSTPAYRIVCRAGTNAQTGPRLAQVYVMLSWPYQASISNAAGRYEALTYVPLY
- a CDS encoding prepilin-type N-terminal cleavage/methylation domain-containing protein, which gives rise to MKLRPQKPGSGFTLVELLVVIAIMSVLVALAIPALTSMAKGNQMTQALIELSGTLEQARQYAISRNTYVWVAMRPNPGGANGDELSVAVLASKTGTDPSPWSSYGSVPNDQIDLATRVRTFDQIRLEEAGTFTSSDIPSLSGKTTTSASKNSPADNTASFRIKLPGASGTTDFTRVIQFTPNGEARVSSNVIDVIEFGLRPTRGKSGDQNNVAVLRVNGLTGQTAVFRP
- a CDS encoding prepilin-type N-terminal cleavage/methylation domain-containing protein encodes the protein MSRCIDIPGLPCRRKSARHAFTLVELLVAITVLALISVVLAQMLSATSQTWITGQARVNNFTKGRAMMDLLTRDLQGGLYRTDLPAFPAGTVGFYTERPGFSSNATTRNLSWVQYDLGASTNTVLQRADLAASWSSSAPPAFGDTVAPAGATPRDTAPGIVGFKVQFIYPDGSISTNYVATNRPRVAAVGLAVVDDKTLELLSANPAKISALRNGFNTNATGTNSIKADWEKYLKNDLNWDAYPKTLTSGLKIFERYVSLP